Below is a window of Hyalangium ruber DNA.
CTTCATCGAGGAGGGAACTGGAGAGCACGAAAAGTGTCCACCAGCTACCGAGAACAGGGGCTCAATCCGCCTGGGAGAGCCGTGACTTCACCAGCTCCCGCAACGCCTGGGGCTCGAAAGGCTTCTCCAGGCGCGTGCTGGCCACCTTGCCCAGGAACTCGCGCGCACCGGCAGTGAAGGCCCCGCCGGTGACGAAGATGATGTCCGAGACCCGCTCGGGCCAGCGCCGCACCAGCTCGGCGTGGAACTCCATTCCCGTCATCTCCGGCATCATCAAGTCACAGAGGATGAGGTCCCACGGCTGGCCCTGCTCCAGCCACTTCAGCGCCGCCCGGGCCCGGTTGAACACCGTCACCTCATGCTCCGTGCTCAGCGTGCGCTTGATGGCGTTGAGCACCATGGGCTCGTCATCCACCACCAGGATGTGGCCGCGCCGCCCGGCCGGCAGCACGTGCCGCTCGACCACCTTGCCGCGCCCCATCTCCACCGGCGGCTCGAGCACCACGCGGAAGGTGGTGCCCTTGCCCAGCTCGCTGTCGAACCCCAGCTCTCCGCCCAGGCTGGCGATGATGCCGTGGCAGATGGACAGCCCCAGGCCCGTGCCCATGCCTTGGGGCTTGGTGGTGAAGAACGGCTCGAGGATTCTCGCGCGGATCTCCTCCGGAATCCCGCCGCCCGTGTCGCGCACCTCGATGACGATGCGCCCCCGCTCGTCCAGCCGCGTGGAGACGCGAATCTCGTTGCAGTCCGCGGAGCCCTCGGGAATGGCCTGCGCCGCGTTCACCAGCAGGTTGAGGAACACCTGCCCCAGCCGCGCCTCGTTGGCGTACACCGAGGGCACCGGCTGGTAGGCCTTCACCAGCCTCGCCCGGTGGCGGATCTCGTTCCAGGCCATCGTCGTCGCCGAGTCGATGGCGCGGCGCACGTCCACCAACTCCATGCGCTCGTCGTCCGGCCGGGAGAACATCTTCAGGTCCTTGACGATGAGGCGCATCCGCTCGGAGCCCTCGCGCGCCTCCTTGAGCGCATCGGGCAGCTCGCCCGCCTCCAGCGTGCCCTGGGCCACCGCGTGCTCCACCTCCTGGCGCGCGTAGTCCAGGTTGGCGATGACGTAGGCCAGCGGGTTGTTGATTTCATGCGCCACCCCGGCCGCCAGGGTGCCCACCGAGGCCATGCGGTCGGCCAGCGCCAGCCGCGAGCGCATCTCCTCGCGCTCGCTCACGTCCACCATGGCCCCCAGCATCCGCACCGGGTTGCCTTGCGCGTTGCGCAGCACGGCGCCGCGGTCCATCACCCGCGCGTAGGTGCCATTGGCGCGCCGGAAGCGGTACTCGTCCGTCCACAACGTGCCGCTGCCATCGATGATGTGGTCGAGGCTCTTCGTCACCCGCTCCCGGTCCTCCGGGTGCAGGCGAGAGAACCACCAGCTCGACTCGGGGCTGGTGTCCTTCTGCGCGTAGCCGAACGCGGGCGCGAGGCGCTCACTCCACTTCACCTGGTTGGTCACCAGATCCCAATCCCAGACGACGTCATTGGTGGCGCGCTGGAGAATCTGGAAGCGCTCGTTGCTGCCCCGCAGCTCGTCGATGAGCCGCCGCTGCGTGTGGTTCATCCGCCGCAGCTCCAGCTGGGCCACCACCTGCTCGGCCAGCGTCTCCAGGGAGCGGACCTGCTCCGGAGAGAGCTGCCGCGGCACCCGGTCGATGACGCACACCGTGCCCAGCGCGAGCCCCTCGGGCGTCAACAGGGGCGCGCCCGCGTAGAAGCGGATGTGGGGCGCGCCCGTGACCAGGGGGTTTCGCGCGAAGCGCGCGTCCAGGTGCGCGTCCGGCACCACGAACAGCCCCTCGCGGAGGATGGCGTAGGCGCAGAAGGCCACATCGCGCGAGGTCTCCTGCGCCTCCAGGCCCACGCGCGACTTGAACCACTGGCGATCCTCGTCCAGCAGGGAGATCAACGCGATGGGGGTGCCGCACAGCTGCGCCGCCAGGCGGGTGATGCCGTCGAGGCTCGCCTCGGGCTCGGTGTCGAGCACCTCGTAGCTGCGCAGGGCCTCCAGACGCGCCTCTTCGTTCCACGGCCGCGGGGCAAGCATCAGGGAAGAGCCCTCGCCCTCCAGGGAATGGGGGCGCGCTCCCTCATCGAAACCCATGTCCCTCTCCTTGGGCATGCGAGGTCCTGACCACGGGTGTGGCGAAATGATCCCCGACGGGAACGCTCAGAAGTAGACGACGCAACCCCGCAAGAATAGAACTAAAAAACCAATACCTGGGTGTAGGCCTGCGAGCCCTCGCATGGATCCAAAGGGAAGCAGGCCGAGCCCACGTCTGGTTTGCTGCTCTCGCGGTAAGTCTGGTGCCTACTCGCAGTAACCGCTGGTGCGGTTACACGTGAAGTTGCTGCCGCACACCTCGCGCACGGTGCAGTCGGGCAAGCACTGGCCCGCCCCCGCCTCGTCGTCGTAGCAGACGTAATCCGCGCGGCAAGTGCTCCGCCCCTGGCTG
It encodes the following:
- a CDS encoding ATP-binding protein, whose protein sequence is MGFDEGARPHSLEGEGSSLMLAPRPWNEEARLEALRSYEVLDTEPEASLDGITRLAAQLCGTPIALISLLDEDRQWFKSRVGLEAQETSRDVAFCAYAILREGLFVVPDAHLDARFARNPLVTGAPHIRFYAGAPLLTPEGLALGTVCVIDRVPRQLSPEQVRSLETLAEQVVAQLELRRMNHTQRRLIDELRGSNERFQILQRATNDVVWDWDLVTNQVKWSERLAPAFGYAQKDTSPESSWWFSRLHPEDRERVTKSLDHIIDGSGTLWTDEYRFRRANGTYARVMDRGAVLRNAQGNPVRMLGAMVDVSEREEMRSRLALADRMASVGTLAAGVAHEINNPLAYVIANLDYARQEVEHAVAQGTLEAGELPDALKEAREGSERMRLIVKDLKMFSRPDDERMELVDVRRAIDSATTMAWNEIRHRARLVKAYQPVPSVYANEARLGQVFLNLLVNAAQAIPEGSADCNEIRVSTRLDERGRIVIEVRDTGGGIPEEIRARILEPFFTTKPQGMGTGLGLSICHGIIASLGGELGFDSELGKGTTFRVVLEPPVEMGRGKVVERHVLPAGRRGHILVVDDEPMVLNAIKRTLSTEHEVTVFNRARAALKWLEQGQPWDLILCDLMMPEMTGMEFHAELVRRWPERVSDIIFVTGGAFTAGAREFLGKVASTRLEKPFEPQALRELVKSRLSQAD